A window of Shewanella mesophila contains these coding sequences:
- the yegQ gene encoding tRNA 5-hydroxyuridine modification protein YegQ, producing MFKPELLSPAGTLKNMRYAFAYGADAVYAGQPRYSLRVRNNDFKMENLATGIQEAHSLGKKLYVVSNIAPHNTKLKTYIKDMEPVVAMQPDALIMSDPGLIMMVREAFPDQVVHLSVQANAINWASVKFWQQQGIKRVILSRELSLDEIEEIRQRCPDIELEVFVHGALCMAYSGRCLLSGYINKRDPNQGTCTNACRWKYDAHEAVQTETGDIIAVNPDVQMHNPTLGAGQPSNEVVLLQEAGRPGEYMPAFEDEHGTYIMNSKDLRAIQHVERLTKMGIDSLKIEGRTKSFYYVARTAQLYRQAIEDAASGREFNPALMYQLEGLAHRGYTEGFLRRHVHDEYQNYDYGYSISDTQQFVGELTGKRNEKGMAEIDVKNKFSVGDSVELMTPQGNINLTIDHLENRKGESVEAGLGSGHFVFLPVPQEVEIDKAILMRNLNDGQNTRNPHTAV from the coding sequence ATGTTTAAACCTGAGCTACTGTCTCCTGCTGGGACGCTTAAAAATATGCGTTACGCCTTTGCTTATGGAGCAGATGCAGTCTACGCAGGTCAGCCAAGATATAGTCTGCGAGTCAGAAACAATGATTTCAAAATGGAAAACCTTGCTACCGGTATTCAAGAAGCCCATAGCCTAGGTAAGAAGCTCTATGTGGTCAGTAATATTGCGCCCCATAACACTAAACTTAAAACCTACATCAAAGATATGGAGCCTGTAGTTGCTATGCAACCCGATGCGCTGATCATGTCAGATCCAGGTCTTATTATGATGGTTCGCGAAGCGTTTCCAGATCAGGTTGTGCATCTCTCTGTACAAGCAAACGCCATTAACTGGGCTTCGGTTAAGTTTTGGCAGCAACAGGGAATAAAACGCGTGATCCTATCTCGCGAGCTCTCACTCGATGAAATTGAAGAGATCCGCCAACGCTGTCCCGATATCGAACTCGAAGTCTTCGTTCACGGCGCGCTGTGTATGGCATACTCTGGTCGCTGCTTACTCTCTGGTTACATCAACAAACGCGATCCCAATCAAGGTACCTGTACCAATGCATGCCGCTGGAAGTATGATGCCCACGAAGCGGTACAAACCGAAACTGGCGACATTATCGCTGTCAATCCAGATGTGCAGATGCACAACCCAACGTTAGGTGCAGGCCAGCCCAGCAATGAGGTGGTGTTACTTCAAGAAGCGGGTCGCCCAGGCGAATATATGCCAGCATTTGAAGATGAGCATGGTACCTATATCATGAACTCTAAAGATCTACGTGCAATTCAGCATGTCGAGCGTCTAACCAAGATGGGGATCGACTCGCTGAAAATTGAAGGTCGAACCAAATCTTTCTACTATGTGGCGCGCACGGCTCAACTATATCGCCAAGCCATTGAAGATGCGGCTTCTGGACGCGAATTTAACCCTGCGTTGATGTATCAGTTAGAAGGTTTGGCACATCGCGGTTACACCGAAGGATTCCTTCGCCGCCACGTACATGATGAATATCAAAACTACGACTATGGTTACTCTATCAGTGACACTCAACAATTTGTGGGTGAACTCACGGGTAAACGTAATGAGAAAGGCATGGCCGAGATCGATGTGAAAAACAAATTCTCTGTCGGCGACAGTGTTGAGTTAATGACCCCTCAAGGCAACATTAACCTGACTATCGATCATCTGGAAAACCGTAAAGGTGAGAGTGTTGAGGCTGGACTGGGCTCTGGGCATTTTGTGTTCTTACCTGTGCCACAAGAAGTTGAAATCGATAAAGCGATTTTAATGCGCAACCTTAACGATGGGCAAAATACTCGTAACCCGCACACAGCGGTGTAA
- a CDS encoding HDOD domain-containing protein, whose amino-acid sequence MSNEHQLLVGLLKKLKADALVLPTLPEVAMRVQEVVSRPDSSPKQVAEIIGQDAAISARMIKVANSAMYSRGIKAENINSAVTRIGLTQIKSIATSVAMEQLFISTNEMVWEVMDEVWSSSIEVTSAACALLLKYSKTHKGCGLNYDTLTLASLVHNIGALPVLTEAEANPHLFTSIDQLRALVRKMQGPIGRAVLKSWDFSTEVMEVVERWADLPYLPERVTYLDFVRAAAFYTGELRSGHELEERLDVFAKRGLPVSPEYLGSDEFLDNYHSIKLSYE is encoded by the coding sequence ATGTCTAACGAGCATCAACTACTGGTTGGGTTATTGAAAAAGTTGAAGGCCGATGCCTTAGTTTTACCAACTTTACCCGAGGTAGCAATGCGCGTTCAAGAAGTCGTGTCTAGGCCTGACTCTAGCCCTAAGCAAGTCGCTGAAATTATTGGTCAAGACGCCGCTATTTCTGCCCGAATGATTAAAGTCGCTAACAGTGCCATGTATAGCCGAGGTATTAAGGCTGAAAATATCAACAGTGCGGTAACTCGCATTGGTTTGACCCAGATTAAGTCCATTGCGACATCGGTTGCAATGGAACAGCTATTTATCTCTACCAATGAAATGGTATGGGAGGTGATGGATGAGGTTTGGAGTTCATCTATCGAAGTAACCTCTGCCGCTTGTGCTCTATTGCTTAAATATTCTAAGACTCATAAGGGATGCGGTTTAAACTACGACACGCTGACATTGGCGAGCTTAGTACATAATATCGGTGCATTACCTGTGCTTACCGAAGCGGAAGCGAATCCTCATCTGTTTACCAGTATCGATCAGCTGCGAGCGCTAGTGCGTAAGATGCAAGGCCCCATTGGGCGTGCGGTACTTAAAAGCTGGGACTTTTCTACAGAGGTGATGGAGGTTGTCGAGCGATGGGCCGATCTTCCCTATCTTCCTGAGCGAGTGACCTATTTGGATTTTGTGCGTGCGGCGGCGTTTTATACTGGCGAGTTACGTTCGGGCCATGAATTGGAAGAACGCTTAGATGTCTTTGCTAAACGCGGTTTGCCCGTCTCACCAGAATATTTAGGGTCAGATGAGTTTCTTGATAATTATCATTCAATTAAGTTGAGTTACGAGTAG
- a CDS encoding putative bifunctional diguanylate cyclase/phosphodiesterase: MGVTELYWIIVYIVAIGIAGIIYCYWHRRVEVKFLNRLIGQLRAQHKVRQALNIKHVPFRYIPLYVQLQQLLNTLPPPAGRDKLTGLINRVGLKSKLTRLMPVTEGMFVLIDIYRFRYVNDLFGFSFGDKLLFAMSERIKLQVGEQDMLARMNEDEFLIFFKTPLNETQLAVLQHTLQQPISINDTLINLQVQVGYLDLSLYHCDVSQMLRRLDLALVRAKASSNLMASYREGDDISQHRQLTLISCFPKALKNNELYIVYQPKYNVVDGNCTHAEALIRWNSSVVGAVSPSEFIPLLECAGMISMLSQWVIEQVLIQQRQWHNSGLVMQVAVNLAIDDLNSKRLSESIIAQLKKHDLSADLLAIEITESQLMTDMTRAVAALNKLKLAGVNVAIDDFGTGHSSLAYLKLLPVDEVKIDKAFLDNIDDDKRGQHILKSAIELAKGLGFSVTVEGVETQRAFDMLCDMGVDKIQGVLYAKPMTAAELEMNWRKLNSAKL, translated from the coding sequence GTGGGTGTTACAGAACTTTATTGGATAATTGTTTATATTGTTGCCATAGGCATCGCTGGTATCATTTACTGTTACTGGCATAGACGAGTTGAGGTAAAGTTTCTTAATCGACTCATAGGTCAGCTGAGAGCCCAGCATAAAGTTCGCCAAGCCCTTAACATCAAGCATGTTCCATTTCGTTATATTCCTTTATATGTTCAGCTACAACAACTATTAAATACTCTGCCACCTCCCGCCGGCCGCGATAAGCTCACCGGCCTGATAAATCGCGTTGGCTTGAAATCTAAATTGACGCGATTAATGCCCGTTACCGAAGGGATGTTTGTACTTATCGATATTTATCGATTTAGATATGTAAACGATCTCTTTGGTTTCTCTTTTGGGGATAAGTTACTTTTCGCCATGAGCGAACGGATAAAGCTACAAGTGGGTGAACAAGACATGCTGGCACGCATGAATGAAGATGAGTTTCTTATTTTCTTTAAGACACCACTCAATGAGACGCAATTAGCTGTTTTACAACATACACTGCAGCAACCGATCAGTATTAATGACACCCTTATTAATTTGCAGGTACAAGTGGGCTATTTAGATCTGTCCCTATATCACTGTGATGTTAGCCAGATGTTAAGGCGGTTGGATTTAGCCTTGGTGAGGGCAAAAGCCAGCAGTAACTTGATGGCAAGCTATCGGGAAGGTGATGACATTAGCCAACATAGGCAACTGACCTTGATTAGCTGCTTTCCTAAGGCGCTTAAAAATAACGAACTCTATATCGTTTATCAGCCGAAATACAATGTTGTTGATGGTAATTGTACCCATGCTGAAGCTTTGATCCGTTGGAATAGCTCGGTTGTTGGTGCTGTTTCTCCTAGCGAGTTTATTCCTCTACTGGAATGTGCAGGAATGATTAGCATGCTGAGTCAATGGGTGATTGAACAAGTTTTGATTCAACAGCGTCAATGGCACAATAGTGGACTCGTCATGCAAGTGGCTGTTAATTTGGCAATCGATGATCTCAATAGTAAACGGCTTAGCGAGTCTATTATTGCCCAATTGAAAAAACATGATCTGAGCGCAGACTTATTGGCGATAGAGATCACTGAAAGCCAACTCATGACTGATATGACCCGTGCGGTGGCTGCGCTAAATAAGCTTAAACTCGCTGGCGTTAATGTTGCGATAGATGACTTTGGAACAGGCCATTCATCACTTGCTTATCTTAAGCTGCTTCCAGTTGATGAGGTTAAAATTGATAAAGCCTTTCTCGACAATATCGATGATGACAAGCGAGGGCAACATATTCTCAAGAGTGCGATAGAGCTCGCTAAAGGACTTGGGTTTTCGGTAACGGTTGAGGGCGTCGAGACTCAGAGGGCTTTTGATATGCTCTGCGATATGGGAGTCGATAAAATTCAAGGCGTTCTCTATGCTAAACCCATGACCGCCGCTGAATTAGAGATGAACTGGCGCAAGCTAAACAGCGCTAAGTTATAG
- a CDS encoding thioesterase family protein — MNSAALPQFSSTFHFPVQIYYEDTDFSGVVYHPNFLKYFERAREHVIGAELLASLWDTHGLGFAVYRSDMLCHDGVEFAEIIDVRTTFYFESKYRTVWQQEIWRPNGKKPAVTAQIEMVCMNKARQLAPMSPEVIRLLSQNFSEKIAL, encoded by the coding sequence ATGAATAGCGCCGCTCTCCCACAATTTAGTTCAACGTTTCATTTTCCGGTACAAATATATTATGAAGACACCGATTTTTCAGGAGTGGTCTATCATCCTAATTTTTTAAAGTATTTTGAACGGGCACGTGAACATGTTATCGGAGCCGAGCTACTGGCGAGCCTTTGGGATACTCATGGCCTAGGCTTTGCGGTCTATCGCAGCGATATGCTATGTCATGATGGCGTTGAATTTGCTGAAATTATCGATGTAAGGACGACATTTTATTTCGAGAGTAAGTACCGCACAGTATGGCAACAAGAGATTTGGCGTCCCAATGGGAAAAAGCCCGCCGTTACCGCACAGATAGAGATGGTCTGCATGAACAAGGCCCGTCAACTAGCTCCTATGTCTCCAGAGGTTATACGTTTATTGAGCCAGAATTTCAGCGAAAAAATCGCGCTATAA
- a CDS encoding substrate-binding periplasmic protein has translation MMRKYTQWAVPCLFSICIMLHPSLQADDKPHHIKVAAEDNWAPFADHNGKGLSHDLINQAFSLMNISVDTIVVPYARGLVMADRGLVDAVFNLHKELSTEDRFIFGSEPLFSTTASFYQNDAYPITAHTKWNIPKNTTVGIIEGYEYGDELANLTHLKLVKVKNHSQLINLLLLNRLDAVIMYDQVAKQYLAEMGVSDVISKSVHNHTGELYLAFSKRSPYAKQFADMLDQGLKALHQDGRYDKIMSSLQTSIK, from the coding sequence ATGATGCGCAAATATACCCAATGGGCAGTACCATGCCTATTTTCAATCTGCATAATGCTGCATCCATCATTACAAGCCGATGACAAACCGCATCATATAAAAGTCGCCGCCGAAGATAACTGGGCACCTTTTGCGGATCACAATGGCAAAGGTTTGTCCCATGACTTGATCAACCAAGCATTTTCGCTAATGAATATTAGTGTCGATACGATTGTAGTGCCCTATGCGAGGGGACTCGTCATGGCCGACAGAGGCTTGGTTGATGCGGTTTTCAATTTACATAAAGAACTGAGTACAGAAGACAGATTCATTTTTGGCAGCGAACCACTCTTTTCAACGACAGCCTCTTTCTACCAAAACGATGCGTACCCCATTACGGCTCATACTAAATGGAATATTCCTAAAAATACTACGGTTGGTATTATTGAAGGATATGAATATGGTGATGAATTGGCTAATCTCACCCACCTTAAATTGGTTAAAGTGAAAAATCATAGTCAGCTGATCAACTTGCTCCTACTCAATCGTCTCGATGCTGTCATCATGTACGATCAAGTCGCCAAACAATACCTTGCCGAAATGGGGGTTTCAGATGTGATCAGCAAGAGCGTTCATAATCATACAGGAGAACTCTATCTCGCATTTTCGAAACGCAGTCCATATGCTAAGCAATTTGCAGATATGTTAGATCAAGGCCTCAAAGCGCTGCATCAAGATGGTCGCTACGACAAAATTATGAGCTCGCTCCAGACATCAATAAAATGA
- a CDS encoding EAL domain-containing protein, with protein MNQDSLFALLQNAALLLILVFIYDAVPRQQRSEHFLLWRLSTGMVIGLVTIVTMLASWEYSPGIFVDTRTVVLAISGLFFGGLPTFIAASIGIGYRLLEGGSAMIAGSVAMLAAACTGSLWRYYRKNQIADMAFKELYSFGFILHLIVLSSFFFLPSKLSLNLLYQIGLPVLLLFPLVTALIGLMLSRRFEIERDAKVQLQDDFIFRTQFDIGNMGIAITSVDKRWIKVNPRLCKMLKYSEKELLNRTWSDLTYFEDLKADEQQFDMMLRGEIDAYEMDKRFIAKGGEIVYTHLTVACRRMSKGVEMVIAGFIDITLHKQAEMAVRTNQERLSLVLESSDLGFWDWDIKTNEIKRNPRCADLLGCDLERLNSDSRLWQDAIHPQDRMAVLTSIDNHLKGDTESYSLEYRLISQKGEERWISDSGKVVSRDINGEPLRMCGIHVDITERKQVQESLELAASVYNNSSEAMSVQDLNGNVITINAAFTSITGYNEHEVLSKHISILECDKNKHQYAELETAILEQGHWQGELWLKSKLGHEFMVWLTINSIYDKHGEVFRRVALFSDITEKKQAEHIIWKQANYDPLTGLPNRRMLLEYLSTEILRIDRNKSHFALMFLDLDFFKEVNDTLGHDVGDLLLQETAKRLKSCIRESDVVARLGGDEFTVVLSAVDSPRGIERVAQGILERIAEPYCLGDETAYISASIGITIYPDDANSIDSLLKHADQAMYAAKEQGRNRFHYFTPSMQEYAHYRMALVKDLRNAIGRKEFEIYYQPIIDMANGRVNKAEALIRWNHPERGMVSPGEFIPVAEETGLINDIGNWVFEKAAQQSARWRSEFGVEIQISINKSPIQFRDEGDVFTSWLALLRHLGLSSNAICVEITEGLLLDASMGVTDKLLAYRDAGIQVSLDDFGTGYSSLAYLKKFDIDYLKIDQSFTRNLESDSDGVALCEAIIVMAHKLGIKVIAEGVETPYQQQILADAGCDFGQGYLFSMPVPLAEFELLYLKKQ; from the coding sequence ATGAATCAAGATTCGCTATTTGCACTTCTCCAGAATGCAGCACTATTGTTGATATTGGTGTTTATTTACGATGCGGTGCCTCGTCAGCAGCGTAGTGAGCACTTTTTACTTTGGCGTTTATCAACCGGAATGGTCATTGGTCTGGTGACAATAGTCACAATGCTGGCTTCTTGGGAGTATTCCCCAGGTATTTTTGTCGACACTCGAACGGTTGTTTTAGCGATTTCCGGTCTGTTCTTTGGCGGTTTGCCAACCTTTATCGCTGCATCAATTGGCATAGGTTATCGCTTACTTGAAGGCGGTTCTGCCATGATTGCAGGTAGTGTTGCCATGCTTGCTGCTGCCTGTACTGGCAGCTTGTGGCGCTATTACCGCAAAAACCAAATTGCGGATATGGCATTCAAGGAGCTGTATTCCTTTGGTTTTATACTGCATTTAATCGTTCTGTCGTCTTTTTTTTTCCTGCCATCAAAGCTTTCTTTAAATTTACTTTATCAAATTGGTTTGCCAGTTCTGCTGTTATTCCCTTTGGTGACCGCGCTTATCGGGTTAATGCTATCTCGCCGATTTGAAATAGAGCGAGATGCCAAGGTTCAATTACAAGATGATTTTATTTTTCGCACTCAATTTGATATTGGCAATATGGGGATTGCGATTACCTCTGTCGATAAGCGCTGGATCAAGGTTAATCCTAGATTATGTAAAATGCTCAAATACAGTGAGAAGGAGTTGTTAAACCGAACTTGGTCCGATCTCACCTACTTTGAGGATCTCAAAGCCGACGAACAACAATTTGACATGATGTTACGGGGAGAAATTGATGCCTATGAGATGGATAAACGCTTTATCGCAAAAGGTGGAGAGATAGTTTATACCCATTTAACTGTCGCTTGCCGCCGAATGAGCAAGGGTGTCGAAATGGTGATTGCAGGATTTATTGACATCACCTTGCATAAACAAGCTGAAATGGCGGTTAGAACCAACCAAGAGCGTCTATCTCTTGTGCTCGAAAGTAGTGACTTAGGTTTCTGGGATTGGGATATTAAGACCAATGAGATCAAGCGTAATCCAAGGTGTGCTGATTTATTAGGGTGCGATCTCGAACGTTTAAATAGTGACAGCAGGCTCTGGCAAGATGCTATTCATCCCCAAGATAGAATGGCGGTTTTGACCTCGATTGATAATCACCTTAAAGGGGATACTGAAAGTTATAGTCTGGAATATCGACTCATTAGTCAGAAAGGCGAAGAGCGCTGGATATCAGACTCTGGAAAGGTGGTTAGTCGTGACATTAATGGCGAGCCGCTGCGGATGTGTGGCATTCATGTCGATATTACTGAACGTAAACAGGTACAGGAATCTCTTGAGCTTGCGGCATCGGTTTATAACAACTCTAGCGAAGCGATGAGCGTACAAGATCTCAACGGCAATGTCATTACCATTAATGCCGCTTTCACTAGTATCACGGGTTATAACGAGCATGAAGTCTTAAGCAAACATATTAGTATTTTAGAGTGTGACAAAAATAAGCATCAATATGCGGAGCTTGAAACCGCCATTTTGGAGCAAGGTCATTGGCAAGGTGAACTCTGGTTAAAAAGCAAGCTTGGTCATGAGTTTATGGTGTGGCTGACAATTAATAGTATTTATGACAAACATGGTGAGGTGTTTCGCCGAGTAGCTTTGTTCTCTGATATTACCGAAAAGAAGCAAGCCGAGCATATTATTTGGAAGCAGGCTAACTATGATCCTCTCACCGGATTGCCTAATCGGCGCATGTTACTGGAATACCTAAGTACCGAAATACTGCGTATCGATCGCAATAAAAGTCATTTTGCTTTGATGTTTCTTGATCTAGATTTTTTTAAAGAGGTTAACGATACCTTAGGCCATGATGTCGGTGATCTGCTGTTGCAGGAAACCGCCAAACGCCTCAAGAGCTGTATTAGAGAATCAGATGTTGTTGCCAGGTTAGGTGGTGATGAATTTACCGTTGTGCTCTCTGCGGTAGATTCTCCTCGAGGAATAGAGCGTGTTGCGCAGGGGATTTTAGAAAGAATTGCTGAGCCTTATTGTTTAGGGGATGAGACCGCCTATATCAGTGCCAGCATAGGTATCACTATCTATCCTGATGACGCAAACAGTATTGATAGTTTACTCAAGCATGCAGATCAGGCGATGTATGCGGCTAAGGAACAAGGGCGTAATCGTTTCCACTACTTTACCCCGTCTATGCAGGAGTATGCACATTATCGTATGGCCTTGGTGAAAGATTTACGTAATGCCATAGGGAGAAAAGAGTTTGAGATCTATTATCAGCCCATTATCGATATGGCAAATGGTCGGGTAAACAAAGCGGAAGCGCTTATTCGCTGGAATCACCCTGAACGAGGAATGGTGTCTCCTGGTGAGTTTATTCCTGTGGCTGAGGAAACTGGACTCATTAATGATATTGGCAACTGGGTTTTTGAAAAGGCGGCGCAACAGTCGGCTCGTTGGCGTAGCGAATTTGGGGTGGAGATTCAGATCAGTATAAATAAATCACCTATTCAATTTCGTGATGAAGGTGATGTCTTCACCAGTTGGCTCGCCCTGCTTAGACATCTCGGCCTCTCAAGTAATGCCATTTGCGTGGAGATCACCGAAGGATTATTGTTAGATGCTTCAATGGGAGTCACGGATAAATTATTGGCTTATCGTGATGCGGGTATTCAAGTGTCTCTCGATGATTTTGGTACGGGCTATTCTTCACTGGCTTATTTGAAAAAGTTTGATATCGATTATCTTAAAATTGATCAGTCTTTTACTCGCAATTTAGAGTCTGATAGCGACGGCGTAGCCTTGTGTGAAGCGATTATCGTTATGGCCCATAAGCTGGGGATTAAGGTCATCGCTGAGGGCGTTGAGACGCCATATCAACAACAGATATTAGCCGATGCCGGATGTGATTTTGGCCAAGGATACCTGTTTTCTATGCCTGTGCCGTTAGCCGAGTTTGAGCTGCTTTATTTGAAAAAGCAGTGA
- a CDS encoding DEAD/DEAH box helicase, producing the protein MNFDSLPLHPLLSQATALCGYTSMTEVQSKVIPTAMQGLDVMACAETGTGKTAAFSLPFLHRLLQEDKPKGRLRVLVLTPTRELAIQVGESINKYSQLTTLKSVAVYGGANINPQRKALAQGVDILVATPGRLFDLIGQHGLDLSLVDHLVIDEADRMLDLGFVKDIERVKTLVAKQHSTQLFSATFSHGIKVLATKMLNNPEWINVTQSSTASLIKQEVYTLDKRRKAELLAELIGRNNWQQVLVFVSSKESAESLHKELKLDGINNAVFHGDKTQGARNRALEQFKSGELRVMVATDVAARGLDIEALPLVINLELPLDAEDYVHRVGRTGRAGLAGHAISFVGLNDEKMLLEIEVLIGQTLPRQVIPGYEIGAPLPERYRKLDVETTTKPKGHQRRKSSSGRSNQANSYDSRRANKSRKV; encoded by the coding sequence ATGAATTTTGATTCTCTCCCTCTCCATCCCCTTTTGAGCCAAGCGACGGCGCTTTGTGGTTATACCAGCATGACAGAGGTGCAATCAAAAGTGATCCCGACAGCCATGCAGGGTTTAGATGTGATGGCTTGTGCCGAGACTGGCACGGGTAAAACCGCCGCATTTAGCCTTCCTTTTTTGCATCGTTTGCTTCAAGAAGATAAGCCAAAGGGGAGACTTAGGGTATTGGTCTTGACGCCGACACGTGAATTAGCCATTCAGGTTGGCGAGAGTATTAACAAATATAGTCAGTTAACGACGCTAAAATCGGTCGCTGTCTATGGCGGCGCTAATATCAATCCTCAGCGAAAAGCATTGGCGCAAGGAGTAGATATTTTGGTGGCCACTCCTGGCCGTTTGTTTGATCTTATTGGTCAGCATGGATTAGATCTCTCTTTGGTCGATCATCTGGTTATTGACGAGGCTGACCGTATGTTAGATCTCGGCTTCGTAAAGGATATTGAGCGGGTAAAAACCTTAGTCGCGAAACAACATTCTACCCAACTTTTTTCGGCAACATTTAGTCACGGCATTAAGGTGCTCGCGACTAAGATGCTCAATAATCCAGAGTGGATTAACGTGACTCAAAGTTCGACTGCAAGCCTGATTAAGCAAGAGGTCTATACCCTCGATAAACGCCGTAAGGCTGAGCTGCTCGCGGAACTTATCGGCCGTAACAATTGGCAGCAGGTACTTGTCTTTGTCAGCAGTAAAGAGAGCGCTGAATCGCTGCATAAAGAGTTGAAGCTCGATGGGATTAACAACGCCGTCTTTCACGGTGATAAAACCCAAGGGGCTCGAAATCGTGCGCTGGAGCAGTTTAAGTCTGGTGAGCTCAGAGTCATGGTAGCAACGGATGTAGCGGCTCGAGGATTAGATATTGAGGCATTGCCGCTGGTGATTAATCTGGAGTTGCCGTTAGATGCAGAAGACTATGTTCATCGCGTGGGGCGAACTGGACGAGCAGGGCTAGCAGGACATGCCATCTCTTTTGTTGGGTTAAATGATGAAAAGATGCTGCTGGAGATCGAAGTGCTTATTGGCCAAACGTTGCCGCGTCAGGTTATTCCTGGTTATGAGATCGGTGCGCCTTTACCTGAACGTTATCGCAAGTTGGATGTTGAAACGACGACTAAGCCTAAAGGGCATCAGCGCCGTAAATCCTCTTCTGGGCGCAGTAATCAAGCCAACAGTTACGACAGCCGCCGAGCTAATAAGTCGCGTAAAGTATAA
- a CDS encoding CobW family GTP-binding protein, with translation MIVKPIATHVITGFLGVGKTSFIKYLLANKPIDEVWAVLVNEFGEIGIDAGLIDNQSGKVTIKEVAGGCLCCAAGVPTQVAVNQLIAKAKPDRLLIEPTGLGHPKAIIETLIQPHFQQVIALKSSICLVDARKVSDSRYRQHDTFNQQLAIADLILATKTDLLDENDLTNLHRYLEAQSIDTQVVAVSLLDKPVQVEQTELFEWLSTHYLQRASGITKPSGLPAATMSVSLFRSSQLQAAPEHNAVSFDPLGVYRSSNKIDDIYSAGWVFDCYYEFDFATLLAWVKKLHCLRLKAVVICDEGIAGLNYVDEQLSLVELDDAMDSRIELISEHAIDLVEMEQQLILLSKRIKL, from the coding sequence ATGATAGTAAAACCTATCGCTACCCATGTGATTACAGGCTTTTTAGGTGTGGGTAAAACGAGTTTTATTAAGTACTTGTTAGCCAATAAACCCATAGATGAAGTGTGGGCGGTATTGGTGAATGAGTTTGGTGAAATAGGCATAGATGCAGGGTTAATCGATAACCAGTCGGGAAAGGTGACAATAAAAGAGGTCGCTGGAGGTTGCTTGTGCTGCGCCGCTGGTGTGCCTACACAAGTGGCTGTTAATCAACTTATCGCTAAGGCAAAACCAGATAGGTTGTTGATCGAGCCCACGGGACTAGGCCATCCTAAGGCGATAATAGAAACCTTAATCCAACCTCACTTTCAACAAGTCATAGCGCTTAAATCGTCAATTTGCCTTGTCGATGCTCGTAAGGTCAGTGACAGTCGTTATCGACAGCATGATACCTTTAATCAGCAGCTGGCGATTGCCGACCTTATCCTTGCCACCAAAACCGATCTGCTTGATGAAAACGATCTTACTAATTTGCATCGCTACCTTGAAGCTCAATCGATTGATACGCAGGTTGTTGCCGTTAGCTTATTAGATAAGCCAGTACAGGTAGAGCAAACTGAGCTGTTTGAATGGTTATCTACCCATTATCTGCAACGCGCCTCAGGGATAACCAAACCTTCAGGGCTCCCTGCAGCGACAATGTCAGTGTCACTATTTCGATCGTCACAATTGCAAGCTGCGCCTGAACACAATGCGGTATCTTTTGATCCGCTGGGAGTGTATCGCAGCAGTAATAAGATAGATGATATCTATAGTGCTGGATGGGTGTTCGATTGCTATTACGAATTTGACTTTGCGACACTGCTTGCCTGGGTGAAGAAACTGCACTGTTTACGTTTGAAGGCGGTTGTTATCTGTGATGAGGGCATAGCAGGACTTAATTATGTTGATGAACAGCTTAGCCTTGTAGAACTCGATGATGCTATGGACTCGCGTATCGAGCTTATTAGCGAGCATGCTATTGACCTTGTTGAGATGGAACAACAATTGATCTTGCTATCTAAACGCATAAAGCTCTGA